In Topomyia yanbarensis strain Yona2022 chromosome 2, ASM3024719v1, whole genome shotgun sequence, one DNA window encodes the following:
- the LOC131680748 gene encoding uncharacterized protein LOC131680748: MKNLIDGTQIEVTEHPSLNYSRCIVNCPEVTQMSQEELLAELAPQGVIAVRRFTRMIDNARVNTPTIVLTMKGTTWPQYIFFGALRVATRTYFPAPMLCYGCLEYGHTKTRCKDTPKCQKCSASDHTSEDCKGDANCFHCKQGHRPIDRNCPVYKKENEIIRIKVEQGDEVQNKKDKEIENLKEEIAALQKQLAAVTAELKKGQNCQCQTIDGESKSKKKDRIKRAKEISPETTNASEFRPPPLKKVIAGNSENNQNCQTELTTTQTMVDDSYDTAYSDTNNEGMSITDESETETIVVNRKNKKKLLRSINGSSKQ; encoded by the exons atgaaaaacctAATTGACGGGACGCAAATTGAGGTAACAGAACATCCCTCGCTCAACTACAGCAGATGTATCGTTAATTGCCCGGAAGTTACTCAGATGTCACAAGAAGAATTGCTGGCCGAGCTGGCACCACAAGGCGTAATAGCGGTACGACGATTCACCAGAATGATTGACAATGCGAGAGTGAACACTCCTACAATAGTGTTGACCATGAAAGGAACCACCTGGCCTCAATACATCTTTTTTGGTGCACTCAGAGTAGCAACTCGTACCTACTTTCCTGCTCCAATGTTATGTTATGGCTGCCTTGAATATGGACACACAAAAACTCGATGCAAGGACACCCCCAAATGTCAAAAATGCTCCGCTTCAGACCACACTTCCGAAGACTGCAAAGGAGACGCTAACTGCTTTCACTGCAAGCAAGGCCACAGGCCAATCGACCGGAACTGCCCAGTCTACAAAAAGGAGAACGAAATCATAAGGATTAAGGTGGAACAAG GCGATGAAGTGCAGAACAAAAAGGACAAGGAAATTGAAAATCTGAAAGAGGAAATAGCTGCTCTACAGAAACAACTCGCCGCTGTGACAGCCGAATTAAAGAAGGGCCAAAACTGCCAATGCCAGACGATTGATGGAGAAAGCAAAAGTAAAAAGAAAGATCGGATCAAACGAGCAAAGGAGATCTCCCCCGAAACGACAAACGCCTCTGAGTTTCGGCCACCCCCTCTTAAAAAAGTGATCGCAGGAAATtctgaaaacaaccaaaattgCCAAACTGAGCTGACTACGACACAAACTATGGTAGACGATTCCTATGATACTGCATACTCCGATACGAACAATGAAGGAATGAGCATAACCGATGAATCTGAAACCGAAACGATAGTTGTCAACCGTAAAAACAAAAAGAAGCTTCTCCGAAGTATCAATGGCTCCTCTAAACAATAA